One Dioscorea cayenensis subsp. rotundata cultivar TDr96_F1 chromosome 19, TDr96_F1_v2_PseudoChromosome.rev07_lg8_w22 25.fasta, whole genome shotgun sequence genomic window, gcttaaagatgagaaagaGCTAAAAGAAGCAATCAAGAGccaaaacaatgaagatggagctctctcagcatcaaTCAGTGAAGAAAATGCCATACATACTCACTTACAGTCACCTTATGGTCGTGCTTATGGTCGTAAGCctcttccagagaaccttgcgggcatgcttatgccagAAAGATGAGCATAAGGACAATTAGAAGGCTTTATGGACAGGACTTACGCCCATAAGTCAGACCATAAAGGTTATCCAGAGAAGTTTATGAGTACAATATACACCCGTAAGGGTGGTCACAAAGGCTATCTAAAGAAGTTTATGGTCCagcacttacggccataagctggACCATAACGCTAAACAGAAGAACTTACGAATGGGACATACTGCAGTAAGTAATCTCATAAGGCTCATGACCCATCATCCCCATCTCCTTACGAGCACAttcttatgcccgtaagcaaCCCGTAAGTAGATAGGTATAAATATCTCTgatgagggttttgagggtAGCTTTGCTTATATTCAAAGGTAAGGCTTGGAGAAAAAAAGGCAGCAGATCTCCAGGACTTTGGAGGTGAATCAAGAGGATGAATCAACCCACCTAGCTTGAATTAGAGAGAGATTGGAGCCGTCAAGGGTTGTCTTGACAGCGTTTGTGGAATATCCTTGGGCGTTCTACGGTAATCACCTCTTGGCACAATTGAGAATGGGGTTTTCATGTTTACTTTGTTTCTTGTTGCATCTTATTGTTTGGATGCTTGCTCTCCTctaatggagagctaattttctagatatttgggcatagatgaactctagggttatTCTATTTTGGCATTGGTTGTAGATATTTAagctttaattgtttcttaatttcaatccatttttatttgaatcaaattgtGTTTTTTCAATGTCTTGAATGCTATCGAGGCGAAAGCCTTACTTTTCCTATATGATGTGCTTTATAACGAGTACAAATACTCACCTAGTGTAGACAAACCACGAttggaggggattgtgagtaaacCTAGCAATGAGGTGCTTTGGAGTCGAGAGTTCTCTTCCCTCAATCTTGATTTAACAAGTCATTTCATGTTCTATTTTGTATGGTATTAAGGATAATTACTTTGCAAGAAGAATTTTCTACTAGCTATAGTGATTCCTGAGTTTAACAAGATCAATTTCTGGCAACTGACAGTAATCTCTCATCTCTGACTCTTGGCTCTCCCCTTCTTCTTTTCCTATTCACCTTTCCTTCTCTCCTCTTATTCCCTCCTCAGAACCAGAATTTCTACTAATAGGAAATCACTATATCCTAATCTCCACTTAAGACAAACCAAGATTTCTTGGTGTTCCCGCCAACATTTCCCAATATTTCCGCAAAAATGGAATCCAAGCTACAGTGATCCATTTGCTACAGTTTCATACATTGTACTGCCGTAAGCGAATCCAATGCCACAATGTAGTATACAACAATGCTCCAAAGTAACTACCATAACTTTATAGGAACAGGGTTATATCAAAAGTAAAGTATCAATCACAACAACTacatataatacaaaaatacaaatcagCTACAGTGGCAATCTCAAATTCTACATGTCAAATTCTATATTTCCTAACTGCCAATATATGTATCcacatgtatatatactcatatattaCTTCTACTAAACAAAGGGCCAAGACCTCTTAATTTACACAGACGCCTTCCTTACTTAGTATATGGCTCTTACATGTACACATTATTCTTAATCATAAGCTTTCCCTCCAAATCAAACATACAAGTGCGCGCATACACTTTTAGTAGTTCAATAGGAAATACAAACACCCACAAATGTATAGGCTTACTCATGCTTCATACTATAATCTTCTATGCTCCCCACATAGCCCCTCAAAGTTCTAAACTGACAACATATAGGAAACATTCATAATTCTAACTAAAGAGACTTAAGAAGCAGAGGTATAACATGTTAGCCACTAGAACcaatatcaataataatctTAAAAGCAATAATACCAACAACACCAACATTAGTATGGCAACCCTTCCTCATAACTGCAACATTTACTGCTAACCTTACCTGGCTACTAAAGGCACTTGAAGATGGTAGCTCCCAGCTGAGGTGGGCCATCTATCTCTAGTGACAAGTAGCTGCACTGCCCCTATAAGCTTTCAACAGGCTTTCCCTTACTCCACCTTTCTTCTCCTCTCACTCTCCCTTCTCCCCTTTTTCCCCACCAGTTCCCTCACATAACACCCCCATTCTCTTCTCAAAGATAGAGTGGGACCAAGGAATCCTAAGCTATAGTGGTCATAGATTACATTTATAGTATAGTACAATATCATATATTACAGTTTTGTATAGTACAATACCTCTCTGTAGTACCTTGCTACATTATAAAAGTATTTAGCCAAATTAGACCTACAATACTATGGATAATATCTGACTAAGACATACTTATACAAATCACTACATGCTCAATGTCCAAAATTtatcatttcaatttttattatgcATGAGTATGGTTCTCAATCACTCTTACATGATAAACCTATTTTCTAACTATATTATGTTAGTACAAAATTTAACTCACTTTTTTATCATACTTGCCCTCATATGCAAATGCCTATGCAAccataatattatatacatatacttatgcATGCCAAGTTTGCCCATGTATAAAAGTAGCTTTGTGTACAAACATCCTTCTAATCATCATCACATCACCCACCATCAATCCTCATAACTATGCATCAAACACTTAAGTTCAATTCTTAGAGGCATTTTTCTCAAACATCATGCATGCATTACCCACACTAACATTTAACTTGCGCATAAATTCAAACCTAATTCATAAATACATACACATTCACTTATACACACCTTCATTCTCTGCATTCCAACTTTCAACAAGATACATTTGATCCCTTTATCAATCAAAGGTTCCAACAAAATCTTCACTCAAAACATAGaaggatatatatcttttaaaaacacatgaaaatacACTACTTCCATTTACTCATTCAAGCATAAACAAacatcacaattaagcacatatCCTCTTCTCATGTTtacaacacacacacaacacacaCAACCCCCTCATCTTAAGCATGACCGTAACCAATCAAAACTTAAATGCTCTAAGCACTACTAAAGTTTTACATACCTTCTTCTCCTTCGTTGCCAAATTATTGTCATCCTCTTCCTCATCTTCCCAAGCAATGGAGGAGCCACATAGAAGAGAAAGGGGATAATTGCCCCTCTTTctctttcaaattaaaaatatttaataatgtatatTACTTTAATATGAAgataaagtttgaattttatattgttaatatgaaaaaatgtatatatatatatatatatatatatatatatatatatatatatatatatatatatatatgtacaagaTTTAATATGAAACtaaacatatgattttttttaagcttATTATGAAGCAATAATTTAATGGTTCAAggttaatttgaaaataaatatctaaatttaaTGTCCTATCAATATTGTCTCCTTGCCATGTTTTGTTTACTCTAAAATTGTGAAAACTCAtctaaataatgtatttaataatGTATTGGTAATCAATTCTAGCTTGGTAAAtgtagaaaaatatatttgataatgtatttaattttgtagataatgaaattatttgttgtttttaaaatatgaaaacttgcttaaattaattatgaatttgtttttgttgatctTATGTATaagacttgtttttttataaaaactagaTATGGCATTTAACTTATACATGTTATCATATAACTTTTAtggtgattttgctacagtgattttacaATAATGAGTAGAATTGGGTTGAGTTAAATCTACAGTAAGAAAGGCCCAAGTATAAGAAAATCCTAGGTATTACTGATACATATCAAAGATCACTATGTAACTCATGTTAAATAATAGTAACATAAGTTAAAGATCCATTCATCCTTTCAATAAGAGGAGATTTAGGATGTTTCCATATGTCAAACAGTGAACCATTATCTTTACTGGGATTCTAGGACTCAACAATAGTTAATGCCATCCTGACATCAACACACTACCATTAATGTCCCAAACTCATCTTCTAATGTTGCAATAATAGGGGCGAGAATCCATGAGGAATCCACTAGTACTCAAAGGTGAAATCACAATTCCTTAACCTTCACCCATTTCCAAAACCCCCAAATCTTTGTTTAAACTGGCTACAAAAGGTAAACAAGTCTTGAAACATGGCCAACTCCAAGCAAAAAAGTATTAGTATCATGACCTCTCACATCTCaccaataacataataaaagtaGTATTTCggaaagataataataataataaaccatttGATATATTAACCCGAGATAATTCCCCAAAACTAAGAACAAAGCCTTGAAAATTTCTTTATGATGATGTTCATCTTATAGACAAATAACTTCCTTATAATGGTTAATGGAATTAGTAGTAATCACTTTAATAGCATGTCCAAGTTCGATAGCAAATGAAGATTTGTCATATATCTTGTCATTAACAACAACATTAAATAACCTATGGATATCTACCTAGattaagagaaaaaataattatatatgcaAGTATACCCCATAAGAGAAATTCACTTAGAGAAGATCAGAAACTAAAgtataaagtacataaaaaaaaattgtgtaacTCAGAGTGTGATAATTGTGTGATTTATAATGGAAAAGTTAAGCTATTGTGAAAGATGGAAAGTAAATGTTGGctaaattaattctttataatcattaatattattaaaaataataatttaaatggtAGCTATTAAAAGGATTGTGCACAAGTCCGggaatattaaaaagaaatatttaacaCCATTTAAGAAACATTATTATAcctcataaattaaatttaatagaaaGAATGTGCTTTCCAAGAATAAACTAAAAGTAAAAAtctaatcaaatataaaagcaagttattaattatttacaaaCAAATGTCATGTAAGCATGTTTTCTTTCACACAAAGTCACAAACAATTACACAATCCTCCTCCACTTTATGCGTGtgatcttctctttttaatttttttttaattaaaaaaaatactaatgttATATAGAACGAAAAGATCACAcgaaaccagccacacgaatgatgtggctggtgacgtgtattttttttaatttaaaaaaaaattaaaaagagaagatagCCACACgtgatctctcttctctcttctctagGGCGGGAGCGGGAAGACCGACGGCGGCCGAGAGCGGGGGAGACCAAGATCGGCCGGGAGTATACACtcaaataagagagagagagagagagagagagagagagagaaaagacaGAGAAGAGAAATCACGTGTggctctcttctctttttaatttttttttaaattaaaaaaaaatgcatgtcaccagccacatcattcgtgtggctggtttGGTGTGAGGTTTtcgttctatatagcattactcatgttgaaaaattcaaacacaaTTTCATCCATCAAAATCCATCAAAATGGAAAGCTACATTTTCACCTGCAAATATTAATTCcaaatgagaaatttataatttttaaattaagatcttttaaaaacaataaaacaattaatatatatatatatatatatatatcttctagTAATAATACCATATCAAAATGATTCCATACATTGAAAATCCCAAGTCCCAGCCTCTAAACTTTGaccaagaaaacaacaaaaactaaaaataaaaaataaacacgtTTCCAGAACACCAAACAAAACCAGCCGTTAAAATCattccattttaaaaaaaaaaaataaattcaaaatagtattcctaaaaattctaaaacataataataacaaaaatagaaaaattttcaaaaacaaatatttaaaattccaaaaagaGAACAAGTGTGCAAATAAGTAAACCATTAAaaatttctagggtttgaaACCTGTGAAGTTCCCTCCTCCCTCGCGAAGCTCATTGAATCCATTCCCGCAATTCGCGCGCAattcctccatcttttcctccGATTCGTCGCCTTCGTCTTCCCCTTCCTCCCGTCCATCGATCCGGATCGAAGGGAGGAAGGGTCATCGGCGACGGCGTCGGAGGAATCCATGGATCCCGCCGATGAAGACGACGAGGACCACCATTCGCCGCCCTTTTACTCCACCATCACCGCCGGTGACCCCTTGCTTTGCTGCTGCACCAGTCAATGCCCTTGCTGCGGTTTCTCTGCTGACTGGCGCCGCTCCATGAAGCGCAAGCTTGATGCCGTCCCTCCTCCCCCGCTGCTCCCCCTGGATTTCGCCACCGTTCGCGTTGAGGCTGAGAACGAGATCATGGCTCTTCGGGAAGCGCTTGTGAAACACCAACAAACGATTCATGATCTCTACGCGGAGCTCGAGGAGGAGCGCAATGCGTCGTCGACGGCGGCGAGCGAGGCCATGTCGATGATCCTTCGTTTGCAGCGTGAGAAGGCCGAGGCACAGATGGAAGCCCGCCAGTTCAAGCGCCTTGCCGAGGAGAAGATGGCGCATGATCAGCAGGAGATCATCGCCCTTGAGGACCTCCTTTTCAAGCGCGATCAAGGTATACAATCCCTCTCTAATGATCTGCAAACCCTCCGTTACCGCCTCAACTCCTTCGATAACCCCCAGACCCCCACGACCCCCCTCTCCGCCACCGCCGAGTTTCCTCCCTACCCTGCCCTTCGGTGCACCATCCCCACCGCGGACTTCGACCTCAATATTGCCGACGATGCCCCCTCCCCCGCCGACCTCGAGAAGTACGCCTTCGGCGAGACCCCGCGTGATCGGATCCAGAACTTTGAGCAACGGATATGCGAGCTCGAGCGCACGCCGAGCACCAAAGTCATGGAGAAGGGTGTCGTTGGCTACTTCTATTCCCCCCGCCGTCCAAGGCATCTCCGTAGGATGTCTTTCGAAAGCTTCGGATCGGGATCCTTCAGGAGGGGGGATGAATTCCCGCTTTCCATCGAGCGTGCGGGATCGGAGAACAACGAGGAGATTTGTGACAGGGTTTACACCATTGATGCAGTGCATGCTTGCAATGATTCAATGAACACCTCAAGAGAGTTTGGTGCTGGGAATGGGAGGGATGAAGGGGAAATTGAGAAGCTGTATACAAGGCTTCAGGCATTGGAGGCTGATAGGGAGTATATGAGGCAGGCCATCATGTCGGTGAGCACAGACAAGGCGCAGATGGTGTTGCTTAAGGAGATTGCTCAGCAGCTGTGCAAGGATGATATGCCTGTGGAGAAGAAAATTGTTAAGAAACCATCTTTCATCAAGAGCTTTTCCATCATGAATGCAGTTAAGGTAATTTATTTCTGGTTATATGCTTTTAGTTTATTCATTTGAATTGATCTTTGagaacatttatatatttttgtgtattgcTCGGTAAGATCAATTTGATTGATTGTTTGATGGACGACAGAGTTAATAGGCATTTTGATGAAACTAGAGTCGCATTGGAAGgatattctcttcttttttctggTTATTATAGTGTGGACCATATGAACTTTGAAGCATTCTTCTTTCTGTATTATATGAACTGTTGAGTTATTCTTACGAAATTTGCATAAATAGAAGGGGTGGGGGATGAGACTATTTGGCTGCAACCTAAGGGAGTAACCTGACAAGtggatttgtgtgtgtgtgtgtgtgtgtgtgtgtgttacatATATTTCATGCTTGGTGAATCATACAAGGATTTTTTGTCTCTCCTTTGGTCAAATACGAAGGCAACTGCGGAAGTAACTTTGTTTATGTCatgattgataaattgataaatgttGTTTCGAATATGTTTGACCTGCTGTC contains:
- the LOC120249965 gene encoding myosin-binding protein 7-like isoform X2; this encodes MDPADEDDEDHHSPPFYSTITAGDPLLCCCTSQCPCCGFSADWRRSMKRKLDAVPPPPLLPLDFATVRVEAENEIMALREALVKHQQTIHDLYAELEEERNASSTAASEAMSMILRLQREKAEAQMEARQFKRLAEEKMAHDQQEIIALEDLLFKRDQGIQSLSNDLQTLRYRLNSFDNPQTPTTPLSATAEFPPYPALRCTIPTADFDLNIADDAPSPADLEKYAFGETPRDRIQNFEQRICELERTPSTKVMEKGVVGYFYSPRRPRHLRRMSFESFGSGSFRRGDEFPLSIERAGSENNEEICDRVYTIDAVHACNDSMNTSREFGAGNGRDEGEIEKLYTRLQALEADREYMRQAIMSVSTDKAQMVLLKEIAQQLCKDDMPVEKKIVKKPSFIKSFSIMNAVK
- the LOC120249965 gene encoding myosin-binding protein 7-like isoform X1 — translated: MDPADEDDEDHHSPPFYSTITAGDPLLCCCTSQCPCCGFSADWRRSMKRKLDAVPPPPLLPLDFATVRVEAENEIMALREALVKHQQTIHDLYAELEEERNASSTAASEAMSMILRLQREKAEAQMEARQFKRLAEEKMAHDQQEIIALEDLLFKRDQGIQSLSNDLQTLRYRLNSFDNPQTPTTPLSATAEFPPYPALRCTIPTADFDLNIADDAPSPADLEKYAFGETPRDRIQNFEQRICELERTPSTKVMEKGVVGYFYSPRRPRHLRRMSFESFGSGSFRRGDEFPLSIERAGSENNEEICDRVYTIDAVHACNDSMNTSREFGAGNGRDEGEIEKLYTRLQALEADREYMRQAIMSVSTDKAQMVLLKEIAQQLCKDDMPVEKKIVKKPSFIKSFSIMNAVKWVMSFVCWKKKAVRCRYPLGLASSNAGLLLLLEKSPRMRQRRCLSGIRR